One part of the Gemmatimonadaceae bacterium genome encodes these proteins:
- a CDS encoding glycosyltransferase family 39 protein — translation MPNDRREDREWVIPLALAVLALGLRLPGLNDGLWNDEIAAIIQSFRTSFPENLSEFRGDNKHPLYALLAHASLSVFGESAWAIRLPALLFGVASVPMLFWLAKPLVGRREAIAAALLLAVSYHHVWFSQSARGYSALLFFALLTTHQLLAMLHRSDRRAAGWFALCIALGTYAHLTFVFFVIAQGVVALAALVWPTGDRPRSDWRVVLLPFVGGGVISAALHYPMLQPMLDYFTQPSDQTGVSSPAWALAEGIRVLRAGFGDAFGLAIIALALAVPIGLAGVITWFRRDRHVALIIVLAPLAIIGGAAIGRGTMYPRFFFVLGGFFVLLVVRGAYATGVWLSQWSRRLTTEERTRRGELLGQAAIGVLVIASLASLPRDWRVPKQDFDGPLAMVQEARAPGDVVAVADVTAAVYLLYYRLPWERVKTAADLDALRRRGKVWFVYTFPRYLDLYDPGLAAHVDADCREQRVFPATLGGGEVIVCTMDALTPPA, via the coding sequence ATGCCGAACGATCGCCGCGAGGACCGTGAGTGGGTGATCCCGCTCGCGCTCGCCGTACTGGCTCTCGGGCTGCGCCTGCCCGGACTCAACGACGGCCTCTGGAACGACGAGATCGCGGCCATCATTCAGTCGTTTCGCACGTCGTTTCCCGAAAACCTCTCGGAGTTCCGCGGCGACAACAAGCATCCGCTCTACGCGCTGCTTGCGCATGCGTCGCTCTCCGTGTTCGGCGAGTCGGCCTGGGCGATCCGCCTGCCGGCGCTGCTGTTTGGCGTGGCCTCGGTCCCGATGCTGTTCTGGCTGGCCAAGCCGTTGGTCGGCCGTCGCGAGGCCATCGCCGCCGCGCTGCTCCTCGCCGTGTCGTACCACCACGTGTGGTTCTCGCAGAGCGCCAGGGGCTACAGCGCGCTGCTGTTCTTTGCGTTGCTCACCACGCACCAGTTGCTGGCGATGCTGCATCGCAGCGATCGCCGGGCGGCGGGCTGGTTTGCGCTCTGCATTGCGCTCGGTACGTACGCGCACCTGACCTTCGTCTTCTTCGTGATTGCGCAGGGTGTCGTTGCCCTCGCGGCCCTCGTGTGGCCTACGGGCGATCGGCCGCGAAGCGACTGGCGCGTCGTGCTGCTTCCGTTCGTTGGCGGCGGCGTGATCAGCGCGGCGCTGCACTACCCGATGCTGCAGCCGATGCTCGACTACTTCACGCAGCCGTCGGACCAGACGGGCGTGTCGTCTCCGGCGTGGGCGCTCGCCGAGGGGATTCGCGTGTTGCGCGCCGGGTTCGGGGACGCGTTCGGTCTCGCCATCATTGCGCTCGCGCTGGCTGTGCCAATCGGTCTGGCGGGCGTGATCACCTGGTTCCGTCGCGACCGTCACGTCGCGCTGATCATCGTGCTGGCGCCGCTCGCCATCATTGGCGGTGCGGCGATCGGACGGGGGACGATGTACCCGCGGTTCTTCTTCGTGTTGGGCGGCTTCTTCGTGCTCCTCGTGGTCCGTGGCGCGTACGCGACCGGCGTGTGGTTGTCGCAGTGGTCAAGGCGCCTGACGACGGAGGAGCGTACACGCCGTGGTGAACTCCTGGGGCAGGCGGCGATCGGCGTGCTCGTCATCGCATCGCTGGCGTCGCTGCCGCGCGACTGGCGCGTGCCCAAGCAGGATTTCGACGGGCCGCTGGCGATGGTGCAGGAGGCCAGGGCGCCGGGTGACGTGGTCGCCGTCGCCGACGTCACCGCGGCGGTCTATCTGCTCTACTACCGGCTGCCCTGGGAACGCGTAAAGACCGCGGCGGATCTCGACGCCTTGCGTCGTCGGGGCAAGGTGTGGTTCGTGTACACCTTCCCGCGCTACCTCGACCTCTACGATCCGGGGCTCGCCGCGCACGTGGACGCCGACTGCCGCGAGCAACGCGTCTTTCCCGCCACGCTGGGCGGCGGCGAGGTCATCGTGTGCACGATGGACGCGCTGACGCCGCCGGCCTAA
- a CDS encoding Gfo/Idh/MocA family oxidoreductase — MRIGLVGAGKIGALRAQSIREEPSTSLAAVFDLNADLARQAAGTSGARLCGSLEELLDTPMDAVVVSTPVQAHVEACLGALGRGLHLLCEKPVANTVEDTRRIVQAAQTARRAFAVGFNLRYYPAITFMRETIGAGTIGTVDHFRVFGGHEGLSSFTHDWEYKTPLTGGGAMWDIGIHMTDLARHFLGEITDVYGVMSNNVWQVPGSEDNAMAVFRNPDGVAATYQATWDEWKGYGFFIEAYGDKGMVRGAYAPMENLLITHQNPRGPRTRVHHRYLGIAVREKLYSWKTTALLSFKDELRDFLALAEGKQDLPIADGFAGLRAVEVAAAVRESTATRQAVQLQPLGRMTL, encoded by the coding sequence ATGCGCATCGGCCTCGTGGGCGCCGGCAAGATCGGCGCGCTCCGCGCGCAGTCCATTCGCGAGGAGCCCTCCACGTCCCTCGCCGCAGTGTTCGACCTCAACGCGGATCTGGCGCGTCAGGCCGCGGGCACCAGCGGTGCGCGCCTGTGTGGCTCGCTCGAGGAACTCCTCGACACGCCGATGGACGCCGTCGTCGTGTCCACACCGGTCCAGGCCCACGTCGAGGCCTGCCTCGGCGCCCTCGGGCGCGGGCTTCACTTGCTGTGCGAAAAGCCGGTCGCGAACACCGTCGAGGACACCCGCCGCATCGTGCAGGCCGCACAGACGGCCAGGCGCGCCTTCGCCGTCGGCTTCAACCTCCGCTACTACCCGGCAATCACGTTCATGCGGGAAACCATCGGCGCAGGCACGATCGGCACCGTGGATCATTTCCGCGTCTTCGGCGGCCACGAAGGCCTCTCGAGCTTCACGCACGACTGGGAGTACAAGACACCGCTCACCGGCGGTGGGGCGATGTGGGACATCGGCATCCACATGACCGACCTCGCACGCCACTTCCTCGGCGAGATCACCGATGTCTACGGCGTGATGTCCAACAACGTGTGGCAAGTGCCTGGCTCGGAGGACAACGCCATGGCCGTGTTCCGCAACCCTGACGGCGTGGCGGCCACGTATCAGGCGACCTGGGACGAGTGGAAGGGCTATGGCTTCTTCATCGAAGCCTATGGCGACAAGGGCATGGTGCGCGGGGCGTACGCTCCCATGGAGAACCTCCTCATCACGCACCAGAACCCCCGCGGTCCGCGCACCCGCGTGCACCATCGCTACCTCGGCATTGCAGTGCGCGAGAAGCTCTATAGCTGGAAGACGACCGCGCTGCTCTCGTTCAAGGACGAGCTGCGCGACTTCCTCGCGCTCGCCGAAGGCAAGCAGGACCTCCCGATCGCCGACGGCTTTGCCGGGCTCCGGGCCGTGGAAGTGGCGGCCGCGGTCCGGGAGAGTACGGCGACGCGTCAGGCCGTGCAGCTCCAACCTCTGGGGCGCATGACGTTGTGA
- a CDS encoding thioredoxin domain-containing protein, whose translation MRSTGVPIKVIFRHAPSAGHPSAIAAARAAECADSQGEFEAMHDALFAFQDSIGKAPWHWFARIGSVSLDRGFDACVARLEVIPRLHDDTVDARRLGVLGTPTLLIGRIRHDGLPSLDSLRAYVRRSASPSP comes from the coding sequence CTGCGGTCCACTGGAGTACCGATCAAGGTGATCTTTCGCCACGCGCCGTCGGCTGGACACCCGTCAGCGATTGCGGCGGCCCGCGCGGCAGAGTGTGCCGATTCGCAGGGCGAGTTTGAGGCGATGCACGACGCTCTGTTCGCGTTCCAGGACTCGATTGGCAAGGCGCCCTGGCATTGGTTCGCCAGGATTGGGAGCGTTTCGCTGGATCGCGGCTTCGATGCCTGCGTAGCGCGACTGGAGGTGATCCCTCGCCTTCATGACGACACCGTCGATGCGCGCCGTTTGGGGGTGCTCGGAACGCCCACACTCCTCATTGGCCGTATCCGGCACGATGGGCTCCCCTCGCTTGATTCCTTGCGAGCGTACGTCAGGCGTTCCGCGTCACCCTCACCCTGA
- a CDS encoding glycosyltransferase — MTASLTVIVPAVNEPLDVQKTLEALARERAATGVEAIVVSRLGAPVAGLVRSSFPWAQVMDVPHGTTIPAMRALAFERVTTPWVAVIEDHVAVPAGWVKLMTERAQETGAVVGGPVDNLATTTLLDRAAFLCEYSHCMPPLGGGVTSWLPGNNVVYPSATARRYVEMLRRGSWENDMHEAIKAEGGSLVMVPEGVVGHDKHYSLWEYVSQRYLYSRSFAGKRSQQSSAVKRLAYAAGSLALPPVLLMRIVSRVGARSEHRGTLLRSLPLIATFVLSWAAGELVGYLAGPGDSLGKVR, encoded by the coding sequence GTGACCGCATCCCTGACCGTCATTGTTCCGGCCGTCAACGAGCCCCTGGACGTCCAGAAGACGCTCGAAGCCCTCGCGCGCGAGCGAGCGGCCACCGGCGTCGAAGCCATCGTGGTCTCTCGACTCGGCGCGCCGGTAGCCGGCCTGGTTCGGTCTTCCTTTCCCTGGGCGCAAGTCATGGATGTACCGCACGGGACGACGATCCCGGCGATGCGCGCGCTGGCGTTCGAACGGGTGACCACGCCGTGGGTCGCGGTGATCGAGGATCACGTTGCGGTGCCCGCGGGGTGGGTGAAGCTCATGACCGAACGGGCGCAGGAAACCGGAGCCGTCGTTGGAGGCCCGGTCGACAACCTGGCGACGACGACCCTGCTCGATCGCGCGGCCTTTCTGTGCGAGTACTCGCACTGCATGCCTCCCCTTGGCGGCGGTGTCACGTCGTGGCTGCCCGGCAACAACGTGGTCTATCCGTCCGCGACCGCGCGCCGGTATGTCGAGATGCTTCGGCGCGGCAGCTGGGAGAACGACATGCACGAGGCGATCAAGGCGGAGGGCGGCAGCCTCGTCATGGTACCCGAGGGCGTGGTCGGGCACGACAAGCACTATTCGCTGTGGGAGTACGTTTCGCAGCGCTATCTCTACTCGCGGTCCTTCGCCGGCAAGCGCAGCCAGCAGTCCTCGGCGGTCAAGCGCCTCGCCTACGCGGCGGGCTCGCTCGCGCTGCCTCCGGTGCTGCTGATGCGGATCGTCTCGCGAGTTGGTGCGCGCTCGGAGCACCGGGGCACGCTGCTGCGATCGCTGCCGCTGATCGCGACGTTCGTGCTGTCGTGGGCCGCCGGGGAACTCGTGGGCTATCTCGCCGGCCCCGGCGATTCGCTGGGCAAGGTGCGATGA
- a CDS encoding methyltransferase domain-containing protein, with translation MGFAMDDWLELVCPACKAALVDVDAPASLACAACGATWPIEHGIPDLRTRPDPYISRLGDVAKARALHREFGTRDFAGIIELYYAMTPEVPEPQARLNASRMLGGIARAKVALASWEDDVGPLGSMGRVLDIGCGEAPLVIAAARRGAQAVGVDIGFRHITMGLKQVEQERLRAPLIAACAEALPFPDASFDVVTIMHALELFRDQPRALAEAFRVTRPGGRVLVSAPNRTSVGPDPHIGLPAGGLLPNALVGLVSRLQMARPPHRSFLTAGGLRRALVRAGFSEVRVGIPGLSDSQRAQFTGLLRVAADGYERLRTAPGARTVLRTIGPLLQASAVKPR, from the coding sequence ATGGGGTTTGCGATGGACGATTGGCTCGAGCTGGTGTGCCCGGCCTGCAAGGCGGCGTTGGTCGACGTTGACGCGCCGGCGTCGCTCGCCTGTGCTGCCTGCGGCGCGACGTGGCCGATCGAACACGGTATCCCCGACCTTCGGACGCGGCCCGACCCGTACATCTCCAGGCTGGGCGACGTCGCCAAGGCGCGTGCCCTGCACCGTGAGTTCGGCACGCGTGACTTTGCCGGCATCATCGAACTGTACTACGCGATGACGCCCGAGGTACCGGAACCGCAGGCGCGCCTCAACGCCTCGCGCATGCTCGGCGGTATCGCGCGCGCCAAGGTGGCGCTGGCCTCGTGGGAGGACGATGTGGGCCCCTTGGGTTCGATGGGTCGCGTGCTCGACATCGGGTGTGGCGAGGCGCCGCTCGTGATTGCCGCCGCGCGACGCGGGGCGCAGGCCGTCGGCGTCGACATCGGGTTCCGTCACATCACGATGGGGCTCAAGCAGGTCGAGCAGGAACGACTTCGGGCGCCGCTGATCGCCGCGTGTGCGGAAGCCCTTCCCTTCCCCGATGCGTCGTTCGACGTCGTGACGATCATGCACGCGCTCGAACTCTTCCGGGATCAGCCCCGCGCGCTGGCGGAGGCCTTTCGAGTGACGCGGCCCGGGGGACGCGTGCTGGTGAGCGCGCCGAACCGCACGAGCGTGGGTCCCGACCCGCACATCGGCCTCCCCGCGGGCGGGCTGCTCCCGAACGCGCTCGTCGGCCTGGTGTCGCGCCTGCAGATGGCGCGCCCACCTCACCGGAGCTTCCTCACGGCGGGCGGACTTCGTCGCGCGCTCGTGCGGGCCGGCTTCAGCGAGGTGCGCGTGGGCATCCCCGGGCTCTCGGATTCACAGCGCGCGCAGTTCACCGGTCTGCTGCGCGTGGCGGCCGACGGGTACGAGCGCCTGCGCACGGCCCCCGGGGCGCGCACGGTGCTGCGGACGATCGGTCCGCTGCTGCAGGCATCGGCGGTCAAGCCTCGTTAG